The genomic segment TGTCGGTATGGTCCGTGATGTATTCCATACCCGTCATATGCGTGCTCTACAGGGTAATTATGGTATTGGTCATGTGCGTTACCCAACGGCGGGTACTTCAAGCAGTGCCGAAGCGCAACCATTCTACGTAAACTCACCTTATGGGATTACACTGGCGCATAACGGTAACCTGACCAATGCTGAAGAAATTCATGATGACCTGTTCAAAACTGACCTGCGTCACATGAATACTGATTCAGATTCAGAAGTGCTATTAAACGTACTGGCGCACGAATTACAAAAACGTGGCAAGCTGGTACCAACATCTGAAGATATTTTCCAGGCTGTAACGCGTGTACATGAGCGTTGTAAAGGTGGTTATGCCGTTGTTGCGATGATTACCGGTCAAGGTCTGGTAGGCTTCCGTGATCCAAACGGTATCCGTCCATTAATTTACGGTTCGCGCGAAACAGAAAATGGTATGGAATATATCATTGCTTCTGAATCTGTAGCGATTACGGCACTAGGCTTTAAGGTTGAACGTGATATCGAACCAGGTGAAGCAGTTTTCATTGATTCTGACGGTAACTTCTTTACCCAGCAATGTGCAGCGAATCCAGAATATCGTCCATGTATTTTTGAATATGTGTACTTTGCCCGTCCAGATGCAACCATTGATGGGATCTCTGTCTATAAAGCCCGCCTGAAAATGGGTGAGAAACTGGCACAAAAAATCCTGCGTGAGTGGGGCGATGAGCATGACATCGATGTGGTGATTCCAATTCCGGATACTTCACGTACTTCTGCAC from the Acinetobacter sp. YWS30-1 genome contains:
- the purF gene encoding amidophosphoribosyltransferase produces the protein MCGVVGIAGKSPVNQMLFDALTMLQHRGQDAAGIVTCQEGRLFLRKDVGMVRDVFHTRHMRALQGNYGIGHVRYPTAGTSSSAEAQPFYVNSPYGITLAHNGNLTNAEEIHDDLFKTDLRHMNTDSDSEVLLNVLAHELQKRGKLVPTSEDIFQAVTRVHERCKGGYAVVAMITGQGLVGFRDPNGIRPLIYGSRETENGMEYIIASESVAITALGFKVERDIEPGEAVFIDSDGNFFTQQCAANPEYRPCIFEYVYFARPDATIDGISVYKARLKMGEKLAQKILREWGDEHDIDVVIPIPDTSRTSALELANMLGVKFREGFMKNRYIGRTFIMPGQQLRKKSVRQKLNPVELEFQGKNVLLVDDSIVRGTTCNEIIQMARDAGAKKVFFASAAPMVKYPNVYGIDMPAKSELIASERSVEEIREIIGADRLIFQDLEDLKDAVRTKKVPHLREFDCSVFDGVYVAGGINAEYLDQLEQKRSDGAKKGDNFIDVNIDAASVDLTGVREV